A region from the Corylus avellana chromosome ca7, CavTom2PMs-1.0 genome encodes:
- the LOC132186048 gene encoding MLO-like protein 12: protein MDKCEYDERTMAETPTWAVAVVCFMLLAISIFIEHIIEATGKWLKAKHKGPLHEALEKIKSEIMLLGFISLLLTVFQEPISGMCIPMSVGDTWHPCIGEKKYSDKSGRKVLQLFDSGFSGRRRLATKGCDKCKKGKVAFMSAYSIHQLHIFIFVLAVFHVLYCIITLALGTTKIKRWKAWEEETRTLESQGHIDHERFRFARETSFGRRHLTYWSKSTVSLWMVCFFRQFFRSITKVDYITLRYGFIVAHLAPGSETTFDFQKYIQRALEADFKFVVGISPKIWCFAVLSLLSNAYGWHSYLWLPFLPLIVILLVGTQLQVIITKMGLRIQERGDVIKGTPVVQPGDDLFWFGNPRFLLYLIHFVLFQNAFQLAFYAWSVYAFGINSCFHKRTEDKVIRLSTGIITQVLCSYVTLPLYALVIRMGSSMNSTIFNDGVATALKSWHRKAKKKSKHAHHSEANSPIHLLHNYQHRSLDSLHTSPNDHFEMEDLEFQRKQSGHEDSMHSEQEKEIQEQRSSQLPPSLGTIRTQHEINVSPSDFSFRR, encoded by the exons ATGGACAAATGTGAGTATGATGAACGTACAATGGCGGAAACTCCAACATGGGCAGTTGCGGTGGTGTGCTTCATGTTGCTTGCCATTTCAATCTTCATTGAACATATTATTGAAGCTACTGGAAAG tgGCTAAAAGCCAAACACAAGGGACCTCTTCACGAAGCCCTTGAAAAGATCAAATCAG AGATTATGCTGTTGGGATTCATATCCCTGCTCCTAACAGTGTTCCAAGAGCCCATTTCTGGGATGTGTATACCCATGAGTGTTGGAGACACTTGGCATCCCTGTATAGGTGAGAAGAAATATTCCGACAAAAGTGGTCGGAAAGTGCTCCAGTTATTTGATTCTGGCTTCAGTGGTCGTCGAAGATTAGCTACAAAAGGATGCGACAAATGCAAAAAG GGTAAAGTGGCCTTCATGTCTGCGTATTCGATTCACCAGCTGCATATATTCATCTTTGTCTTAGCCGTTTTTCATGTGCTCTACTGCATAATCACCCTGGCTTTAGGCACAACCAAG ATCAAAAGATGGAAGGCTTGGGAGGAAGAAACAAGGACACTTGAATCTCAAGGTCATATTG ATCACGAGCGGTTTAGGTTTGCAAGGGAAACATCATTTGGACGAAGGCACTTAACCTACTGGAGCAAGTCAACGGTTTCCCTTTGGATG GTTTGTTTCTTCAGACAATTCTTCAGATCAATTACTAAGGTTGATTACATTACGTTGAGATATGGATTTATCGTG GCACATTTGGCACCCGGAAGTGAAACAAcgtttgattttcaaaaatacatcCAGAGAGCACTTGAAGCTGATTTTAAATTCGTGGTGGGGATAAG TCCAAAAATATGGTGCTTTGCAGTTTTATCCCTATTGTCCAACGCATATG GATGGCATTCTTATCTATGGCTACCATTTCTCCCATTGATT GTAATCCTCTTGGTGGGTACACAGCTACAagtaataattacaaaaatgggGCTAAGAATTCAAGAGAGAGGAGATGTGATTAAGGGTACACCTGTGGTACAACCAGGTGATGACCTCTTCTGGTTTGGAAACCCTCGGTTCCTTCTCTATCTCATTCACTTCGTTCTCTTTCAG AATGCATTTCAACTGGCCTTCTATGCGTGGAGTGTG tATGCATTTGGCATAAATTCTTGCTTCCATAAGCGCACTGAAGATAAGGTCATCAGACTCTCAACGGG GATCATCACACAAGTTCTATGCAGTTATGTGACTTTGCCTCTCTATGCTCTAGTGATTCGG ATGGGCTCTTCCATGAATTCTACCATTTTTAATGATGGAGTGGCAACAGCATTAAAGAGCTGGCATCGCAAGGCCAAGAAGAAATCTAAGCATGCCCATCATTCTGAGGCAAATTCACCAATTCACCTCTTGCATAACTATCAGCATCGCAGCCTTGATAGCTTGCACACATCTCCTAATGATCATTTTGAAATGGAAGACTTAGAATTCCAAAGGAAACAAAGTGGACACGAAGACTCTATGCATTCTGAGCAAGAGAAGGAGATTCAAGAGCAAAGATCATCGCAATTGCCTCCATCACTAGGAACCATTCGAACCCAACACGAAATCAACGTTAGTCCGTCAGATTTCTCTTTTCGCAGATGA